A genomic segment from Nicotiana tabacum cultivar K326 chromosome 7, ASM71507v2, whole genome shotgun sequence encodes:
- the LOC107780608 gene encoding GDSL esterase/lipase At4g01130, which yields MKPSYSRVVFVAMLFFMVTTTECKKSCGFKAIFNFGDSNTDTGGFWAAFPAQGPPHGMTYFKKPVGRATDGRVILDFLAQGLGLPFLSPYLQSIGSDYRHGANFATLASTVRLPQTSLFVTGVSPFSLAIQLRQMKEFKVKVDEHHHKGKTNLPSPDIFGKSLYTFYIGQNDFTGNLARIGISGVKEYLPQVVSQIASTIKEIHALGGRTFWVLNLAPIGCYPAFLVELPHNTSDIDQFGCLISYNNAVVDYNNMLKAALAKTRKEIADANVIYVDTHAVLLDLFQHPTSHGLKYGTKACCGYGGGAYNFNQQIFCGNTKQINGTTVTANACKDPQNYVSWDGIHATDAANKLTAYAILNGSYFDPPFPLHHYCDVQPID from the exons ATGAAGCCGTCTTATTCAAGGGTTGTTTTTGTAGCAATGCTGTTCTTTATGGTGACTACAACAGAATGCAAGAAATCATGTGGATTTAAGGCAATCTTTAACTTTGGAGATTCAAATACTGATACAGGTGGTTTTTGGGCAGCTTTCCCAGCTCAGGGCCCTCCCCATGGAATGACTTACTTCAAGAAACCTGTTGGAAGGGCAACTGATGGCAGAGTCATCCTTGATTTTCTAG CTCAAGGATTAGGTTTGCCATTTTTGAGTCCATATCTGCAGTCAATTGGATCTGATTACAGACATGGTGCTAATTTTGCAACATTGGCATCCACAGTGCGCTTGCCACAAACTTCTTTATTTGTTACTGGGGTTAGCCCTTTTTCTCTTGCGATTCAGCTTCGACAGATGAAAGAATTTAAGGTTAAAGTCGATGAACATCACCACAAAG GGAAGACTAATCTGCCTTCGCCAGACATATTTGGGAAGTCACTATATACATTCTACATAGGCCAAAATGATTTCACTGGAAATTTGGCAAGAATAGGAATAAGTGGAGTGAAAGAGTATCTACCTCAAGTTGTTTCCCAAATAGCCAGCACCATCAAG GAGATACATGCATTGGGTGGGAGAACATTTTGGGtgctaaatttagcaccaattgGATGTTACCCTGCATTTCTGGTGGAGCTGCCTCATAACACTTCTGATATCGACCAGTTTGGTTGTTTAATATCATACAATAATGCAGTGGTGGATTATAACAATATGCTCAAAGCAGCATTggcaaaaacaagaaaagaaattgcTGATGCAAATGTGATATACGTGGACACTCATGCTGTGCTCTTGGACCTCTTCCAACACCCTACTTCTCATg GGCTAAAATATGGAACCAAAGCATGTTGTGGATATGGCGGTGGTGCTTACAATTTTAACCAGCAAATATTCTGTGGAAATACCAAACAAATAAATGGAACTACAGTAACAGCCAATGCCTGTAAGGATCCACAAAATTATGTAAGCTGGGATGGAATACATGCCACAGATGCAGCAAACAAACTCACTGCATAtgccattttaaatggttcttaTTTTGATCCTCCTTTTCCACTTCACCATTATTGTGATGTCCAGCCTATAGATTGA